The window CCTTGATCGCCACCTGCTGGCCGCTGTGGTCGACAGCGAGATAGACCACGCCGAACCCGCCTGCCGAGATGCGGCGCACGACGCGATAACCGCCGATGACCGTATCAGGCAACAAGGGCGAAGGTTTGACCTTTGACATAATCCGGGAGTTTCGCCCGAAGGCGGGAGTGCGGCAAGCGAAGCAGATGCCGTTGTCTCGGGGCGTGCATACCAATTCAAGAGCGAGGCGCGATGCCAGTTTACAGCATGACCGGCTATGCCAGCGGCCAGACCGCCGCGAGCGGCGGTCACCACGACGCCGAGCCGCGAACCGCCGGCGCGGGCCGGCTCGGCGTCGAGATCCGCTCGGTCAACAGCCGTTTTCTCGATCTCACTTTCAAGCTTCCGGAAGAGTTGCGCCAGCACGAGCCCATGCTGCGCGAGCTGCTGGCGCGCCAGCTCAAGCGCGGCAAGGTCGAGTTCCGCGCGGCAATCGAGAGCGGGGCCGCAGCGGGGATCGGTGAGCCCTCGACCAAGCTGCTTCAACGACTCAACGGGCTGCAGGACAGCGTCCGGGCCTGGTTGCCGGCCGCGCGCGAGCTCAGCGTGGCCGACGTGTTGCGCCTGGCGGCCGGTGACACCGCAGCTCGCAGCGATTGGGGCCCGGAGCTTTCCGGGCTGGCGACGAAGACGCTCAAGGGCCTGATGACCGCGCGTGAACGCGAGGGCGCACGGCTGGCCACGATGCTGCAGGAGCATCTCGGCCACCTGCGCGCCCTGGTTGCGCAGGCGCTGCCGCTCGTTCCGCAGCTGGTCGAGCAGCAGCGCAACCGCTTCCTGGAACGCTGGCAGGAAGCCCTGGGCGCGAGCGGCGGCGCGCCGCCGGAAGCCGCCCAGGACCGCGCGCTGGCGGAAGCCACCGCCTTTGCAATTCGCATCGACGTGGCGGAAGAACTCACGCGCCTCGGTTCGCACCTGGACGAAATCGAACGTCTGGTAAAAAAAGGAGGCGAAATCGGCAAGCGCCTCGACTTCCTGATCCAGGAGCTGCATCGCGAAGCGAACACCCTCGGATCCAAGTCGGCAACGCTGGAGCTCACCCGCATCGGCGTGGACATGAAGGTGCTGGTCGAACAGATGCGCGAGCAAGTTCAGAACATCGAGTGACAGGAAAACAGGGAACAGGGAACGCGCGAATGGACTATCCCGGCAACATCTTCGTGGTTGCGGCGCCGAGCGGCGCCGGCAAGTCGAGCTTGGTCAAGGCCCTGATGGAGCTGGACTCTGCGGTGCAGCCGTCGGTGTCGCACACCACACGAGCACCGCGTGGCCAGGAAAAGCACGGCCGCGAATACTTCTTTGTGCCGCATTCGGAATTCGACGCGATGGTGGCGGCCGATGCCTTCGTCGAATGGGCCCATGTGCACGGACAGCGCTATGGCACC is drawn from Variovorax sp. PBS-H4 and contains these coding sequences:
- a CDS encoding YicC/YloC family endoribonuclease; translation: MPVYSMTGYASGQTAASGGHHDAEPRTAGAGRLGVEIRSVNSRFLDLTFKLPEELRQHEPMLRELLARQLKRGKVEFRAAIESGAAAGIGEPSTKLLQRLNGLQDSVRAWLPAARELSVADVLRLAAGDTAARSDWGPELSGLATKTLKGLMTAREREGARLATMLQEHLGHLRALVAQALPLVPQLVEQQRNRFLERWQEALGASGGAPPEAAQDRALAEATAFAIRIDVAEELTRLGSHLDEIERLVKKGGEIGKRLDFLIQELHREANTLGSKSATLELTRIGVDMKVLVEQMREQVQNIE